CATTGATGTGATCTTCCAGCTTCTTCGTTACGAGCTGCTCTACTTTATCGGGAGCTGCCCCCGGATACAAGGTCCGTACGCTTGCTACCGTTGCTGTAATCTCCGGATTTTCCCGCTGCTGGAGCCCGCTAAAATTGGCGATGCCGACCACGATGGCTATCAACATAAACAATAACGTAATTTTACGGTATTTCAGCGCCCTTGCGATCATAGCACTCTTCCTTCCGTCACGACTTGCATTCTTTACCGACTGTCATATCATAAATCATTTGGGTGACGACCCTTGAGATCTTGCTAATGTCTTCATCCGTCGCATCCCGCAAGATGACGTACTGCATGCATGTTTCATTCATCATACCGTTGATCGCGCTTGCGGCAACCTGATACTGGAACTGGTCATACTCGGGAAATAAATGAAATTTCTTAAAAAGCTTGATAATAATGCTTAATAAGCTCTCATCACATTCAGCCGCCACCCGCTGCGCTTCAGCAAATTGGGAGGAGCCGTGAATCCGCATCATATACACAATCGCTTTGTGTTCTCTATACAAGCTCATACAGCCTGAGATCGTCTCGTAAAGGCGCTGCTTCAATTCGTCTTCAGACATTTCCGGAGAGACGTGATCGGCAAAAATATGATCGATCTGATGAATCATTCTCTCGTTGGTCTCTTTAATAATTGAAGTAAAAATGCTCTCTTTCGTTTGAAAATATAAATAAAACGTTCCTTGGGCGACGCCCGCTTTTTTGACAATGTCGGAAATTTTTGTATCGTAATACCCGTTTTCCGTAAACATTTCAACAGCCGCTGCCAACAGCTTCTGTTTGGTTAGCTCGTTATCCTTTGGCATAGGTCCTCCCATTTATGGCTGCGAGACAGAGACTTTCTCCCCGTCCTGCAATCTAAGCTGTCCTTCGGTTACGACTTTATCGGTTGCTTCCAGACCGGAAGTGATTTCCAGCTTGCCGTCTTTTTCTTTGCCTGTCTTGACGACACGCTTTTGCGCTTGATCACCGCTAATCACGTAAACAAAGACTTGACCGTTCTCCCGAACAACCGCCTCGCTGGGGACTGCCAATGACTCGATGGTGCCGGATTGATTGATCTGAAGCTGGACTCTGCTGCCTGGTTTCAGCTTCCCCTGCTCGTTATCCGCTTGGAGCTGCAGCTCGAACGTTTTGGTTTGTAAATCAGCTGTGGAAGAGAGATAAATTACTTTACCGGTAAAAGACTCTCCCGTTGCGGGATCCGTAAAGCTCAGTTCTTCCTTATTCTGCAGCAATTGCCAATAAGCTTCCGTCAGGTTTGCTTTGATCTTCACCGGATTTTGCTGCTGTACCTTCGCTAGCTGAAGTCCCGGCTGCAAGGTCATTCCGACCTCTGCAGGCATGTAGGTGAGCACACCGCTGATCGGTGCTTTAACCGTATAATAGGATTGCGTGCGCTCCCATTCTTCCTGTGAGATCTGAGCTTGCTTGAGCTGGTATTCCGCTTGGCTGAGAGGATTGCTTGTTTCGAGCGTCTTCTTCTTGTCCTGAAGGATCTCTAGATCCATTTTAGCCTGATCCAGCTTGGTCTCCATCGATGTCAGATCCCTTTGCTCACCGATACCTTCATCAAAATTGTTGCGCATTCTTGCGTAATCCCGCTCAAATCCGAAATAGACAGCTCCGCTTTCGCAATAGAGAGATTGATCTCTTTTTTGCTGTCGGCCAAATCCCGTTTCGCTTTGTCATACTGTTCGTTCGCCGCCTGCAGCGCTGCGTCTACCTTTTCCTTTTCTCGGGCGATATCCGTCTGATCAACCTCCAGAATCGCGTCATCCTTATTAACGGAATCTCCGCGTTTCTTAAGAATGTCAACCACATCGCCGCTGACTTTAGCTACGACATCAAGCTCAACAAAAGGAATGACGTCGGCCGCCAGCTCTGCGCTGTCTTCCCACTTCATCTTCTGTACATCGCTAACCTTGACCACTTTCGGCATAGCTGCCACAGGCGTCTCGGAAGCTGTCCCTGCAGGCGCTGCGCCGCATCCAGAGACGGTTAACATGATGGCTATCAGGGCTATGATAGCGGTATTTCGTTTGGTGTACATGACTTCCCCCACTCTCCCTCAAATCCGTGACTGACTGATCAGTCATATCATAGCAGAGTGTTCATTTCTTGGCAATTGTCTGGTAAAAGATGACGGCACATTGCCTCTATATCCGTCATCAAATGTTCAAAATTGGAAAAGAGCCTGCTCTTATGAGCAAGCTCTTTTTATGGATCAAGCAATGGCCGTTACGTACTTCAGTAGATTTTCTCCGAGCGCCGGTGAAAGGAGCACTCCGTTGCCCCTTTATCGACAGCCTCAGCCCACACCTTACTTCACCGGCCGACTCCAGAGGAGAGCCCCTCCCTTCTGTTCATAAATGAACAGCTCACCGTCTTGCATCTCGGCATAGGGAGCAGCCTGCCAATCGGCTGATGTCGACTCGCAGCCGGAGCCGTTCGGCGAGCCGAATACAGCCGTCACCAACCAGGTGACGCCCGGCTGAAAAGACATCCGCACAGTAGGGATGACCGTGCGCGGGTGCAGAATGTTCGTGTTCGCCTGAGGCTGCACGAGCTCTGCCGCTCCGCTGCCTGCAAGGAGCTTCACTCCGCTGGCGCCAAGCTCATTGTACGCGAGGAGACTGTCGTCAGCGCGCACAAGCTCCAGCGGTCCGGTTGACTGACGGCCGCTGTCGATGCCAAGGGCATAGCCGCCGTCCGCTCCGTCTAAGGAGCGAACCGAGTCGATGCGATGCACGCGGATGTGCCACGGCGCTCCGGGCAGCAGCCATGTTTGGACCTCGACATCGGACCAAGGCTTCCACCGCGCGAAGATGGTGCCATAATCATCAATATGAGTCTCCTCGCACTTCCTCTTTACTCTGTATAGGTTGTCTCCTTCGCTCAGGGCCAGCATCGAATCGAAAGCGCCCTGCACAATCCCCCACTCGGCTCTCGGCACACTAAAGCCAAATGCCGTAGAATAGACGAATTTCTCATATTTGGCAGAAGTATGTGTGTGTTCATTCGTGGACAAGTGTCCCGAATTAAACGCGAACACATGCGCATTCTGAGCAGGAGCCTTGTCCTGAGCCATAGGCGATCTGCAGATCACCAGATGCGCCGCTTTCTGGACTGATTTCGCCGGCAGCTCCGGTATAGGCAGCTCCTCAGCACTCCAGTATGGATGCGCGTCCGGCAGAGCCAGCAAGAGGAAAGACTTCATCGCCCAGTAAGGCGAGCCCGGAGCGTTATAATTTTCAGCCATAACCAGATTGGGGTACGCATAACCGATGGTCAGAACACCATCCGCTTGAAAAATAGGCTGTGAAAACCACCAGCGTAAATGTCGATTGATCATCCCTTTCATCACGCCAATAGGGAAAGCCTCCACACCGGCAAAAACCATCGCACTCCAAAACGCACATTGCGAGAAACGGTAAGCAAGGCTGCGGCCATACGGCAGAGCGCTTCCCTCGTCCGCAAACCAATGAATGAATTGAGAAGCAAACTGGACTGCGCGTTCTTTATATAAAGCAGATCGATCAGGATCCTCCTGCTCCATAAACTTAGCGTAAACTAGACAATAAAAGTGAATCGCAAACGGCACATAATAGTCGCTATGGCCGCCTACTCCATCCGAATACCAGCCTTCTTCCAAATAGAAGCGTTCTACTTGGACTAATATTTCATCCATCAGATCGCGGCGGTATGGCATGCCCGCTTGCTGGAAGCCCAGCTGCACCATAACTCGAAACAGGAGCCAATTGC
This genomic window from Paenibacillus hexagrammi contains:
- a CDS encoding TetR/AcrR family transcriptional regulator translates to MPKDNELTKQKLLAAAVEMFTENGYYDTKISDIVKKAGVAQGTFYLYFQTKESIFTSIIKETNERMIHQIDHIFADHVSPEMSEDELKQRLYETISGCMSLYREHKAIVYMMRIHGSSQFAEAQRVAAECDESLLSIIIKLFKKFHLFPEYDQFQYQVAASAINGMMNETCMQYVILRDATDEDISKISRVVTQMIYDMTVGKECKS
- a CDS encoding efflux RND transporter periplasmic adaptor subunit encodes the protein MRNNFDEGIGEQRDLTSMETKLDQAKMDLEILQDKKKTLETSNPLSQAEYQLKQAQISQEEWERTQSYYTVKAPISGVLTYMPAEVGMTLQPGLQLAKVQQQNPVKIKANLTEAYWQLLQNKEELSFTDPATGESFTGKVIYLSSTADLQTKTFELQLQADNEQGKLKPGSRVQLQINQSGTIESLAVPSEAVVRENGQVFVYVISGDQAQKRVVKTGKEKDGKLEITSGLEATDKVVTEGQLRLQDGEKVSVSQP
- a CDS encoding efflux RND transporter periplasmic adaptor subunit; amino-acid sequence: MYTKRNTAIIALIAIMLTVSGCGAAPAGTASETPVAAMPKVVKVSDVQKMKWEDSAELAADVIPFVELDVVAKVSGDVVDILKKRGDSVNKDDAILEVDQTDIAREKEKVDAALQAANEQYDKAKRDLADSKKEINLSIAKAELSISDLSGITQECATILMKVSVSKGI
- a CDS encoding DUF2264 domain-containing protein, which translates into the protein MAKGWELPITQNPLQTKKDWQRAFQELTDPLKRYYSSDSTRLYVGHTGTSYADEVAGLEGFSRILWGLAPLLAGGGESDLWDTYIEGIRNGTNPEHENYWGQVNHYDQRLVEMAAFGLMVALTPDKLKEKLNEQEMERLVSWLSQINDHHLYDCNWLLFRVMVQLGFQQAGMPYRRDLMDEILVQVERFYLEEGWYSDGVGGHSDYYVPFAIHFYCLVYAKFMEQEDPDRSALYKERAVQFASQFIHWFADEGSALPYGRSLAYRFSQCAFWSAMVFAGVEAFPIGVMKGMINRHLRWWFSQPIFQADGVLTIGYAYPNLVMAENYNAPGSPYWAMKSFLLLALPDAHPYWSAEELPIPELPAKSVQKAAHLVICRSPMAQDKAPAQNAHVFAFNSGHLSTNEHTHTSAKYEKFVYSTAFGFSVPRAEWGIVQGAFDSMLALSEGDNLYRVKRKCEETHIDDYGTIFARWKPWSDVEVQTWLLPGAPWHIRVHRIDSVRSLDGADGGYALGIDSGRQSTGPLELVRADDSLLAYNELGASGVKLLAGSGAAELVQPQANTNILHPRTVIPTVRMSFQPGVTWLVTAVFGSPNGSGCESTSADWQAAPYAEMQDGELFIYEQKGGALLWSRPVK